In Proteus vulgaris, one DNA window encodes the following:
- the tal gene encoding transaldolase, producing MTNKLTSLRKLTTVVADTGDIAAMKLYQPQDATTNPSLILNAAQIPEYRKLIDEAIEWARAQSDSREQQIVDACDKLAVNIGLEILKLIPGRISTEVDARLSYDTEACIVKARHLMKLYNDAGISNDRILIKLASTWQGIRAAEQLEKEGINCNLTLLFSFAQARACAEAGVYLISPFVGRIMDWYKANTDKKEFAPAEDPGVISVTEIYNYYKQHGYNTVVMGASFRNMGEILELAGCDRLTIAPALLKELSEAEGEVEHKLSYKGEVKARPEAITEAQFYWEHNADPMAVDKLSDGIRKFAVDQEKLEKMIADLL from the coding sequence GTTGTTGCTGACACTGGTGACATTGCAGCAATGAAACTGTATCAGCCACAAGACGCAACTACCAACCCATCTTTAATTTTAAATGCAGCTCAAATTCCTGAATATCGTAAATTAATTGATGAAGCGATTGAATGGGCTCGCGCACAAAGCGATTCTCGTGAACAACAAATCGTTGATGCTTGTGACAAACTGGCAGTAAATATCGGTTTAGAAATTTTAAAACTGATCCCTGGTCGTATTTCAACAGAAGTGGATGCACGTCTTTCTTATGACACTGAAGCTTGTATTGTTAAAGCGCGTCATTTAATGAAGCTTTATAACGATGCAGGTATTAGCAACGATCGTATTCTTATCAAATTAGCATCTACTTGGCAGGGTATTCGTGCCGCAGAGCAATTAGAAAAAGAAGGTATCAACTGTAACCTGACTTTACTGTTCTCTTTCGCTCAAGCGCGCGCATGTGCTGAAGCAGGTGTTTACCTGATTTCTCCATTTGTTGGTCGTATCATGGATTGGTATAAAGCTAATACAGATAAAAAAGAATTTGCACCTGCTGAAGATCCGGGTGTTATTTCTGTGACTGAAATCTATAACTATTACAAACAACACGGTTACAACACCGTAGTTATGGGTGCAAGCTTCCGTAATATGGGTGAGATTTTAGAATTAGCAGGTTGTGATCGCCTGACTATCGCACCAGCACTGTTAAAAGAATTATCAGAAGCTGAAGGTGAAGTTGAACATAAGTTATCTTATAAAGGTGAAGTGAAAGCACGTCCAGAAGCTATCACTGAAGCACAATTCTATTGGGAGCATAATGCAGACCCAATGGCAGTAGATAAATTATCTGACGGTATTCGTAAATTTGCTGTCGATCAGGAAAAATTAGAGAAAATGATTGCGGATTTATTATAA